The DNA window GATGGAAACATGGATCTAACGTGTGAACTGTGACGATGATGGAGGACTTCTCACAATGAATTGTTGAATAAATCTCGAGATTCTGCTTTGGTTTGGACAAATCTCAGGCACGAGTGTCAATTTCCATTAGGGCTCGTATAGATCCTTTCATTTTGGGGAGATAGGAATCTACTTAGGGTGTGTCTGATTTGCGTTttagacctagcctagctagtCAACTAAGCCAGAGCAACACAAGTCTTGCTCTCCCAATACAAGGGACTGTTGTTTGGTTTACATATCTTAGCTAGGCCTGGTTTAGCCAGATCATGTTTGGCACAGCAGCTTCTCTTGTCTTGCTCTCCCAATACAAGGGACTGTTGTTTGGTTTACATATCTTAGCTAGGCCTGGTTTAGCCAGATCATGTTTGGCACAGCAGCTTCTCCTGGTGGACATGAAATAACTACAatacccttctttttcttcttcttttttcttctctctCAAGCCAACCTTATCTGGTCACACACTCTTCTCTTTCCTCTCCCCATCTCGTCCATCTTCCATGCACCGCCGCCGCCCGTGCGCTACCCATCGCGGCGTGCCTATGCCTGCCACCATGCGCGCTTGCGGCCAGCACCCTGCGAACCAGAAGCCTTCTCCTGCGTGCCCCACCGGCCACTGCTTGTGGGCCCCGCCCACCATTGCACACATGCGACTGCTGTTGCGTGCCCCACCTGCCGTCGCCTGCGCGCACCGGCAGCCCCACCACGCGCCACGCCGCACATCCCTCTCCTCCGATGTCGCCATCGCTAGGGTCTGGATTCCCCACTTCTTGAGCAGCAAGTTTTTGTCTGGACTTCCGGCTCGGCAGCTCGGGGCGCGAGCCTCACACTTCTTCAGGGGATGAGTTTGGTGTCAATCGCCGACATCCGTCACGGTGGAGTGGGGTTGACATCCGTCACGGTGGAGTGGAGTTGATTAGCGCATCATCAACCCTCGCGGTGATGGAGGATAGGAAGTCGTTGTGATGAAGGTAAAAAGTAATAAAGATAAATTGATTTCGGTTGATTGTGTGTTGAATACCTCAATCGGACATGTACCTCTTATTTTATAAGGAGTAGGGGTGGTTTTATGCCGTTAAAAAACCAATGTGATACTATTTTGAAGTTGCTTTATAGAGTTTTCCTTATATTTGACCAAAATTAGATTTGGTAAGACAGGTATGGGCCCAATTTTAGTTGTCAACAGCACCGGTCATACCGTCACATTTGGCCCTGGTTGCCGGACTCCGATCCTACCGTCACATTTGGCCCTCGTCGTCTGGGGCTGTGTAGTGTGTCTAGGAACGCACGCAGTGGCACAATGTCGCGCGGATTCAGGGATCATCCACCGCATCCAGCGGCATACCAACTCCGACGGCCGGCGGAACCTCCGGTTAACAACTGCTCGCCGGGCCGGCAACTTTTGTCACTTGCAACCACCCTTGCCATCGAAAACAGATGTAGCGTGCGTGTCGACAGAAGAGATGGACATCTCGTgatctatatatacatatacacaaTTCAGCATAGCCAGAGCGTCATCAGAGCCACTGAAACAAAGGGTGTGTTTGTGTGCGTGCGTGAGAGAGAAGCGAAGGTTCAGTGCAGCAGTTTTCATGGCTCGTGGCGTGGGCGCTCCACTGCTGTTCTTGGCCTCGCCAACATTGCTCATGTTGCAAGTACTGCTACTGCTATCTACGTCGTGCGCCCTGTTGCGCTCGGCTCACGGCGAGGACCTCCTCAACAAGGGCTTCACCGCCGTCGAGCTCGCCGAGGTGCAGTTCAAGGTGCAGAAGCCCTACGACGTGCCGCTGCCCGAGCGCTACGAGTTCGTCGACGGCGTGCGGCGGATGTGGGTCTACGCCACCGACCATCCCATCACCACCGCCCACCCCGGCGGCCCCCGCACAGAGATCAAGATCGAGGTAACCGTAACAGTAACGCTAGGCCAAGAACGGTAGACCAAGATTCGAGTGCGTGTGACATACGCAGTACTAATAACATTTTCGTTCTCGGTTCTTCTCGGATCATGGCCATCGCCGTCGTCGGTCGCGCACCGCAGCTGAACTACAGCTCCAGCGTGTGGCAGTTTGAGGGATACGGCTACATCCCGCACGGTACAACTGGCGCGTCGGTGATGCAAATCTTCGGCGCGGCGGAGCACGCGACGACGCTGATGCTGCACGTCTATGACGGCCGGCTCACCTACTACCACGACGATTCGAGGGTCGTCGACCCCAGCATCTACGACAGGTGGTTCAAGCTTAACGTGATCCACGATGTCGCGGCGTCCAACGTGACGGTGTTCGTGGACGACCAGCACCGACTAACGGTACCCGGCCGCGGCGGGGACTCGTACTACTTCAAGTTCGGCGTGTACGGGCAGCGCAATAACGGCATGTCGTGCCGCATGGAGTCGCTGTGGAAGGACGTCAAGGTCTTCACCAGGGACGTCACCAGTGGCGTAGCCAGAGCAAATGGGTGGGGGGTGTACAACTTCATCATGATTATAGTGATCCAAATAATGTTCAAACAAATAGCATAACTAATTTGCAATTTTTaacatcaaaattcaactttcaGTAATGATAAAGTTGATTTTGGTCAAAACATAAGCAAACTGGTAGGGGCAAGGGCAATACCACTCACCATTTGTAACAAAATAATAAAGACGCCATTGATCCATATTTAGCATGTTTCTTCCTTGCTTAGCGTACGCCTCCATCAGCGGCCTCCATCCTATTCTGTTGGATAGTTGTTTCCATAAGTCCACAGATACGGAATAGAGGCAGCTGTATATATGTACGTGTGATCTCAGATTTATTTATCAATAATTGATTACGAGTTCTCTCGTCTATCATGGTATCATGGTGGTGATGAACCGCGAGGACGGGCCGCCAACGGCTCACATTGTCTGGCTAGGGCTGGAGCAACAATTCATAGGCAACATGGAGATTGGTGCGCTCCACGACACTGAGTTTTGTACCTTTGTCTAGGGAGATCTCTCCATCGACGCTACTGCCGTCAACTCAAGGCGATGGCCAACCAACTTGCCGATCTTGGCGAGCCCGTTTGGGACCACACCCTCGTCCTCAACGTCCTTCGTGGCCTCAGTGACCGCTTTGCTCACTTGGCGGCCTTGATCTAGCGGCAGCGGTCGTTCCCGACGTTCATTGAGGTGTGCTCCGACCTCCGCCCCGCTGAGATCACCATGAAGGCCAAGCAAGGGTCTCTGGCACAGGCCCTAGCTGCCTCCGCTCCCCATGCCCCACCACCAACATTCTGCAACCCCGTCGTCGGCAGCAACTCCGGcaaaaagccaaaacatcgctgtgGTGGCAGCGGCAAGAAGTCTGGTGCTGCTGGCGCTGGTCCAGCCATCCCAGGCATTCCATGGACTGCCCAGACGcagtggtgaaaggtcctaaatggctcctaataaaaaattctacaaaatGACTAGAGCAAAGTGTTAAATAAGAAGATGGCGATAAAGcgattttgctctagctctacaaagcgctatgcaagccacctacccaatactagttgctatgatctctacaTAGTATGTCACATATATAATCAAGCCACCTATGTCACTACACCTACAATTAGTGAGCTAGCAAGAACTAGTTACAGCAAACTAACTACGCTAAGCTACAACTAGCTACCAACTAGTTACACAAGGCAAACTACCACAAGACAAGTATATATGTaatacaagtgagagggtgataTACCGAGCTGGGCAAGTGTCCAATAAGAATACCAAGAGACAACTGAAACAAGATTTATTCCCGAGGTTCAATTGCTTGCTGGcaacctacgtcctcgttgtggcgatacactcacttggtgGCTCACACTCCTAGCCCAACACTTGGGTACCGTAAGAACCAACAcgagatgaggatccacaagccacgagaAATCCACTAGAGCTATAGCTGCAGCCTGCCACTCCTTGCTGTCACACCATCCTAGATGCATGTTGTGCAGCTGGGGTGATGTCGTAGTGACACTGCGGCACTGCCCAGCGCCCACGGTGGTCGGTTATGGAGGAGGATGTGGAGGCTAGTGGCAGCGAGAGCAGGTGAGCAACGTTGGTGCTTGGCACGAGCATGGCAATGGGCGAGCTTGAAGCTGAGGGAGTCGGCGTTGGCCAAGGCCAAGGTATGTCTCAGCATAGTTGAGCATTGTTTTTTTGATGTATTATCACATATTGTTGACACCTAAAATTGTCCAAAGTGCATaatggacttcatcatcatgattcTGTCATCAAAACGGCCAGAGAACATACTTACATCATCGCATTTGGCGCTTGGGCGAAGAAAACGACTTTTCGGGTGTTGAACCAACCAGAGTCGACTTAGCCGACTCCCTAAGTTGGCTAAACCAACTTGACCAACTTCATCAAATGCAATATagacttcaccattgcgttcctctcgtcaagctgatcgaaaaacatatatggatTGCCTCGTTTGGGGTCCGGATAAATTGATTATGAATTTCGGAAGCTTTTCACCCCGAATTTCCTGCAGCTAGTCGGCTTAGCCGAGTCCACCAGTCGGCTAAGCCAACTGCCCATGTTTTCAGCCCAGAAATAGTGTCCCAGGCCCGTggaagtcggctaagccgacctAGGAGTCGGCTAAGACGACTTATCCGCTGTTTCCGAGCCAGTTTGACCTCCAAGTCGGGAGCCGGTTTGACCTCCAAGTCGTGATTGGACTAATTTTGGACTTGGGAAACTTGGAGATTATGATTTGAACTTATTTCCTACTGTGATAAGACCACCCCTCTATATATACGAGAGGATCATGGCTGATTTAGTTCCCAACTATCCAATCGACACAAAACCAATCTACAAACTCGTTTTACCCACTTTTCCAGCCTCATGttgtt is part of the Miscanthus floridulus cultivar M001 chromosome 9, ASM1932011v1, whole genome shotgun sequence genome and encodes:
- the LOC136484036 gene encoding citrate-binding protein-like, yielding MLQVLLLLSTSCALLRSAHGEDLLNKGFTAVELAEVQFKVQKPYDVPLPERYEFVDGVRRMWVYATDHPITTAHPGGPRTEIKIELNYSSSVWQFEGYGYIPHGTTGASVMQIFGAAEHATTLMLHVYDGRLTYYHDDSRVVDPSIYDRWFKLNVIHDVAASNVTVFVDDQHRLTVPGRGGDSYYFKFGVYGQRNNGMSCRMESLWKDVKVFTRDVTSGVARANGWGVYNFIMIIVIQIMFKQIA